The stretch of DNA TGTTTCTCTGCAAAAACACCAAACCGAAGCCTCGGACTGCAACAATAAGCCGCCACCCGCCGAGCCTTTTTCGTGCAGCAACTCCACCACACATAGTCTCGCCGGTACCTCAATCACTCGGAGTCCCACCCCCAGCCCTGCGCCACCGTCCCTCCGAGTTCCACGTTCGGTTTCTCAGCCGCCGGTTAAGTTTTCCCTCCCCTGTTTTCACACCTAAAAACAGAGGAGTTTTTCCCTCCATTCGTGTGCCGCCAACTTGGCAATCCTCACCGCCAGCCGTCGTCGCACCACCATCAGTTTTCCCTCCCCGTGTCCGTGCCACCTCTGCCCCTCGGTAAGCCACGGACACTCCCTCGCCATATCTCCCCCTCCACCTCTTCTCTCACTTTTACCCGCTCTCTCAGTTTCAGCTctacctctttctctctctctctctctctctctctctatctctgatcacgttcactctctctctcagattacttctctctccctctctctgaatCTCACGCCCCTCTCTCTGCCGCGACCACTTCTCCCTCACAGTGAGCCTCGTCGCACCTCCACCTttggtttctttttatttccttttgttgagttttatgtttatatagaaACAAGCAAAAACTTGACattgtttgaaaaatattaacagGTAGTTTTAAACTTTATGTCATGATATTCCTAGCAACTACGAAACTGCCATCAGGCCTTTGGCCTTGACTTTTTCCGTAAAACACCTCAAACTTGTTTTTAAGTGTTTCTACATGTTGATCCgttttcatatatattgttACGTGGATTTAGTTTAATGGATTTAGTTTTAATGGGCTTGGTTTATTGGTTGTGTTTTAATGAATGGGCTTGGTTTCcattataccaaaaaaaaaaaaaaatgattctatGGTTAATTCGAGctatttagttttcaattgaactgttttttttaagttggccttaatttatgggattttttaaataaccatagtattttattaatcaataatACGACATCGGTATtaatttatcataatatttattcgatTTCTCTCTTCAGTACGGATTCGTTTAAGtcgatattgatgaatttagaaagtaatgatatttttagttaagagaattttaggtattgaggaattaaaataggttgttttagaaacttaggcttaaatatcgaaatccttgattgattgaaaacttacagaaattacgtaaataatttttataggtgatgatttatagtcgactcgacattttgaggaaaattctgaaaagctaagttgttcaggtaagcggggttcctatgctagatttgcataaaaataaaatggactaaggttgatttttgaaaatatgcatgttttgtcatgaaaagagatttgaactaccttagttatttgttctgcattactcatgagattctgtttaagaataaaatattttctggcatgactggtgtagacatgagctattttgcattttactTCTGAATTGtgtaaaagagagcgaataCAAAAGTTTgtgtataaaattatgttttgtgatttttgaaaactctgttctattctgaagatattctgtactctgatatgatgtgatttctgaaaagtctattctgttctgaagatattttgtactctgatattatgtgatttctgaaaactctgttctgttctgaagatgttctgtattctgatatgatgtaatttctgaaaacttttggcatgacattctgaatcgggatgtagtttgtggatggtgacctatttgacctaccacgggtgctaatagtggcttctgtttgggttggtaccaactgttctgtttctggtgcacccactttggaaacaaagtggttttctggtggtctttcctgtgtgcacactcggggctccgagaataaataaggggaagattcacattctatttctgctcggttaactaccggggtttgcacaaccctaccacgggggttaaacatggcctctgatgcgatatgatgctctggtacggtggcggtcagttatgctatgccaaaagaatttgaataagaatatttttgaactttcgctctgatatttttataacatgttctaactctgcattctgaaaataaaaagtgttttgttctgcattatgaaatctgtaaatgctcatgtttgcatactagtatatgttctctgcttactgagttgttgataactcacccctatctccataatatgtttcagataattttgatgcaacagctggaAATCAGAAATAGGGTATACTTgcaaattttgtggatcatagaagactatgtaccctagggtacaatgactttttgagagtcttttggtagcgttgatattttatgtggcttTAGTATGTTgagtattggatatttttagtccttgtggaaaagtttatctatatcaatgagacaccactgatgtgcccttatgtaggaacatggatatttgtgttgaacaaataggttaatatgttatggagattctggtttattttaaaagtattatttggaaatgacttttaggtaatatgagttaactctccggaccctcgtggtcggggtgttacatgcttggtaacaagagaatcaccatactcttcattctcatacccattttcaacactaaactcaggacgcctcctatctctccttcCATGAAGgtttctaattaccacatcttgatgatccatcctatccctcacttcacccaacaccaagttcaactcctcaaactgttgttgcatggcttgcaacacaaagaaTGAATTATCTGCCAcaccctttggtgatgagtcacttctatgagacatcataaaatgctgcacaaaaacaatgtCAGTGGAAAACCTCATACACTCACTTACTTGTTTACACTctaataatggcactccactcgtgtgtcactcttaatggctttttcccaataatagtctcgtactctcttgccttttaccttaATAGTTTttccgctcaagttctttaagaactagttgaactaaatcaagacaatacagccttgtattattccaactagtaatatagatcaaaaaaacaatgaatgaataaaatgacacgagactcaaggaatttatatgagggaaagagtaatcatagaacaagataccaactagaaagatgtaatcagctcctatgataataaaagctcaatcaacaaatactttctttctctttgttgtaactctgtagcaactttgaatatgctaccttctcttttcttcttcttcttttttttttcgaattttttttttcttttccttttttttcgatttttttttttcttttccttttttttcgaattttttttttcttttctttcctctaattaaatcacaaatagcaatattcaattgtaaaaatcaagcaattgaattcaagcacgacaacgaagtagaagagaatcaatgaaaCAGCACTCCAAGCCAtagataaacttagagatgcagggaaaccttagaattttgaaaccctaggtgatgcaaatttcagccaaacccaaaatcctaagaatttcggcagccaactttttgtttctatttttttttttttttggcaaccctagaacaatgaagccctagaattaaattaaaggatgctagaagtaaaagatagaatcagacctgattggaaaccttgctctaaataccaaatgatatgaacccgcgggaatggattcccttgaacccatagtcaatttgaaaactccccaagaaagccaaaataaaTTCAATGGATGGGGAACCTAGACCTgataagaactcgtttcaagaacctagattatattaaaatctagacccattgaagaacccgtctcaagaacccagattacaaaggaggaatgccacaaaggttgtgatttacctttaataagttcaaaagttcaattaagaacaagaggagcaaaactcaactcacaatgaataaatcatcaaatttcataaaacttcataaacttcattaaaatgaggctacatagagtatttaaagcaagacctaatgaaaccctagccaaaataaacctccatcttccaaaagtgcccctggatgaacagtgtcgtgGCTACAGTAcagcgctacagtaactcggctacagtaaccctaaccctagttcaataaaataataactttcccaacatgcccttgcataggccccttaagtgcttcccataataaactcaattattctaaactaataaaataagttatttaaatgaattaaataagttgaaaccattcaagagtccaaagcctttaagtcctGTCGTTGCCGTCTTCCATAGCTgatgaaatgaatcaaaactggatcttcaacTTTCAAGCCCCtaggctcttgctaaactcatcCCAAGTAGATTGCATCAATCGTTGTactgtctccttgatcttcttggcccatctggaagttgcaaatgatctttaagactaggtccatcttggttcccatcaatagCATATAATGTGCAGATTGTTTTTCCATTGGATATTTAAGATAGAATATAATGTTGCAGATTTTTTTACATAGTGGATATTTAAGCTAGAATTAATCATTGCATGAATCCAGAAACTATCATTAAGGGTAGAAAGTTACTCATGATCTATCTCTACTTAGAGTTATTCCAGTCTGCTAGCCTCCACATTTATTAATAACATGATAGTAATGGATAAGGTtatcttgttatttttatgcaaCATTATTTGATCAATTAGCAAGGGGATTGAAAGTTGCAACCATTTTAAAGAGACAATGCTGCCTAAGAGACTAAGTGATTTGGAGGAAATGTGTTTTTAAGCCAAGACCATAGCTCTTGTTTTGGACATGTAAATCAAGTCCTTTAACATGCAGTTCTGGAATCTAGATATATGAATTGCTTCTGCAAGTTGCCATATTGTTGGAAATTCCTGTTTTGCTATGTTATTTATATTGGCTAATTGTAAAGTTGGCATTTTATGTGGATCATGTTTAATGATAacatatgtgtgtatatatggaaGTGCTTTAGCTAGTTTTGGAGTTGATAGAGTTTATAtcaattcagttttttttatgatggcATTTATGCAGCAGTGTTATCAACAAAGTATATTCAGATTGTGTGAACATTCTAACTCTTTTCATTAGTAGTGCTCCATTATGTCATATTGatcattataaaaatggtaaaaatctataaaaatcaTTGGAAAAATGATGGCCAAAGACCATTACAGGTAGAAAATATGGGCATCaaatttgactaatatgtaatgAGCAGTAAATATTTCTCCCTCAAAAGCAACcgaatgtgatatatatatatatatatatatatatatatatatatatatatatatagctggagTGTTCTATTACCCACAATGTAACCTAACAAAAAAAGATGTTTTAGTGGCAACATTTTAGACCTGCATGCATCTTGATTAGTACTATAGTGTTGGgcgaaactttttttttatgacaagttTTTGaggaaacaatattttttatgaagcaTATTTGTGGGAATTTTTGTTTTAGCAGCAGGATCAAAttgacaataaaattattttcaacgAAACTTTTTGTCAATAGAGATGTTTGTTGGTGATGTCTGCTTGACGTAATTCTCTTTTAGCAGCGGTATCAAATTGTTAATAGAACTAGGAGCCAACAATACTTCTCATCTTTAAACTCCTGTTTTGATGATGTCACTTTGCAGGAGAACAACTTTTGTGGCAACGTATCCTGCCAATAATAATCTATTACGGCGATTACTATTTGTAGGAGAAAGGGAATAGTGACATAATTTCTTgatgaaaaagatatatttgtGGCAACATATTTGCGCGGCAATTAAGTATAGTGTGCGATGTTGAATGATCTGATTGACATATTTCTATCGGGGTTTTTTCATATTAGCAACGACAGGAGTTGCCATAATAAGTAGACATTTGCCACAAAGTGTACTTTTGTTGAATTACATACTTAAATTGGTGTTTTATTATCTACAAACGTGCGGCCACTAGATTTTGTCAGTATTGGTGCTTTACGGCAATTTTTCCAGCTTATTGCGGCAAAAGTTGTCGCGGCAAAAAACTGAAATCGTTGAAGTGAGAAACACACAAATCATTAgtagtaaattttttaaacatttaaaaaaattaaaaagcaataGCGATCAAATCTAGGGAACAAACCTAGGGCCAAACTagcttttttcatatatatatatatatatatatagatagatagatagatagatatatccATTCTTATTATCCCGGACGGTATTTAAATTGTTTATCAATACTTTGTCTTGTTAGGATGTTGGATATACAAGATATCTTTAAGAGAGAACGCGATAATAGTTCAAGATAGTTCAGTTATCAattcttaattaaattcttaattaaataatttaaaccaGTGATCAGAGCCTTCGATAAAGTTATAAtactttcttatttaatttttatatttgtatcaTATGGCCTCGCCGTTATTCAAGAGATCCCTAAGAACCGAAAAACAATGCAAATTAATTCCCTGGGATCAATCATGCAACATATATCACCAGcaagataaaaacaaattctTGCTAGCTATTGCATGCAAAAGCGGAATTTGAACTATTTATTCGTCCATCGACGTTCTAGATCATCCTTTTTtcagcttttttcttttattccagCGAGAAAGTAATAGCTAGGATCAATGAAAAGGTCATCGTCTTTAACAGATCATAGattaattaatgttataaaTAATGCAGGCTTTAATCTAAGCAGAATCTACCGTCCTTCCAGTACTCGATCGGACTTGCATGGATGTATTTGGTCAGAGATTAAACGCGTACGTCGATAAGATATAATTCTTTCTCTGTCCAGAATATTTCTTAGCCGGCCACAAAATCATAGCTGGTGAAACCTTAGCTAGCCAGTAGCCAGAATATATTGTAAAGGAGATTTCCTGGAAATTGCTTGCTTTGATCTCCATCACTTGTAAGCATGGAGCGCCGGTGTTGGAGACTCTTTCTCTGCTTCTTAATGACATCTTCGCATtattctctcattctcttcctaTATATAGGAAGCTGCGTACACAATTCTTTCACAGCTCAAATCTCAGTTACTCTCTTCTAGACTCTCTATACAACATcctcttccatatatatatatatatatatagcaacttCTCAGTACTCATACAGTGCTTTGGCAATGGCGTCTCGCTTTCTCCTGCTAGGACTTCTGGCTTTGTCTTTTACTGCCGCATTGGCCACGGATCATAGTCCTCTCCAAGACTTCTGTGTCTCGGATACAAACAGTAAAGGTACAAAATGAACCTAACATATATGTCTGGTTTTGTGGTAATTTGCAAATTTCAACTCGCTAGGCATGTCAGTTTTGATTTGGGGAGGTAGAAGCTTCTTGAATAagctttttctttattatttattttatgcttcATTGCATGCAGTGGTCGTCAATGGTTTGGCATGTAAGGATCCTAAGACGGTTCAAGCCAATGACTTTTCCGCCAGTGGACTTCATATGGCTGGCAATACATCAAATCCAGTCGGTTCAAAGGTTACCCCATTGACAGCTGCTCAAATTCCAGGACTCAACACTCTTGGCATTTCACTTGCTCGTATTGACTACGCACCATGGGGCATCAACCCTCCTCACACTCATCCTCGTGCCTCTGAGATCTTGTTGGTCTTAGAAGGTTGTCTGGAAGTTGGGTTCGTCACCTCTAATCCAGAGAACCGCCAGATCACACAAGTGCTACAAAAGGGTGATGTGTTTGTATTCCCAATTGGCCTCATCCATTACCAAAGAAATTTAGGCAATGGAAATGCCATCGCCATTGCCGCTCTCAGCAGTCAAAACCCTGGTGTTATCACTATTGCTAATGCTGTGTTTGGGTCGAAACCGGATATTGCAAGTGACATTCTAGTTAAGGCTTTCCAGCTGGATAAGAATGTCGTCACCAATATCCAATCCAAGTTCTAGACAGGCCGCCAAGATTGTTGTAATATTTAACGTTGATTGTATAATTAATGTCTGCATTTGTGTTTGACAATGGTCTCGGGACAGTTTATCTGCAAAGTTGTTTTTCTGTTTAGTCGTTTCTTCATGTCGAGTCAACAATAATTCTTTGAAGGAATTAATAGTGCATTTGTTGGATTCATAGATTTCTTATATGTTGTGTTGTTTCTTTGGAATTCTCTCTCAAAAAATATGGTAATAATTGTGGACATCGTTATCCATTTGTTCTCTTTCTTTCCATCTGTAATCTCATCGTTCTTTTTATAGAATGGGTCGAGTACATTTTCCAGGCAACTGGCATGATAATTTCACACCCAGAAAAGAAagtgttgtttctttttttatatgataaaaaatataaccttCAAAATGCATATCAATTAGTACAAATTATTAAGACTAAGAATCTTCAATTAGGAGAAGTAAGAATTTTTAACATGACAATGAACTAAACAATGTGAAATGTTTGAGTTTTATCAGTTATAAAAGACAATTGTTAATCCGAAAGTAGCAATTAAAATAGCAAACCAAGGATAGATAGGCCAGAGTACTATTAGTGGGatcaataaatctaaaatttggcCAAGGTTTAGCTAAGGTGCACAATAAACCACtgtaatggactcaacaaatGAACAGTGATTATAGCCTAAGGTTATTTGGCTGACTAAATATTAttctcataataaaataattctatctTACTGCTATTTTGGTCTCCCACGC from Juglans regia cultivar Chandler chromosome 4, Walnut 2.0, whole genome shotgun sequence encodes:
- the LOC109020473 gene encoding putative germin-like protein 2-1, which encodes MASRFLLLGLLALSFTAALATDHSPLQDFCVSDTNSKVVVNGLACKDPKTVQANDFSASGLHMAGNTSNPVGSKVTPLTAAQIPGLNTLGISLARIDYAPWGINPPHTHPRASEILLVLEGCLEVGFVTSNPENRQITQVLQKGDVFVFPIGLIHYQRNLGNGNAIAIAALSSQNPGVITIANAVFGSKPDIASDILVKAFQLDKNVVTNIQSKF